The sequence below is a genomic window from Salicibibacter cibarius.
CATCAATAAGTTTATCAGTAATCGATTTTGGTGTTGGAAGGTCGGGATCCCCCATGCCTAAGTTGATGATATCTATTCCGGATCTTTTTAGCGCATCTTTTCTTTGATTGATGTTAGAAAAAACGTATGGGGGTATATCCGCTACCCTGTTGGATATGAGAGACATTTTTATACAACCTTCCTTATTTTTTAAAGCCCAGATTTTCAGAGATTTCATCTGCCGTTTTTTTTGTCTCTTCCTTTATAAACCACTCTCTATCCTCCTGAAATCGAGTTGTAGGGCCACTCACCGTTATTGCAGCGACCACCTCCCCAGAATAATCTCTTATAGGAAAAGAAATGCCCGTTGTGTCTAAGTCTTGTTCCCCTTGACTGATAGAAAACCCTTGCTCATAGATCATCTTTAAATTTTTTCGAAGATCTTCCGTTTCCAATTTTTCGAGCATTTTGTCTTGCTTGTCTTTTGACATGTGAGCAAACAGCAATTTGGGCCCGGATCCAATATAAAGCGGAGAACTTTTCCCTACTCTCGTATATAGACGCAATGCTTGGTGGCTCTCCACCTTTTCAATGTACGTCGCCTGTTCACCGTCTACGATGACAAGGTGAACTATTTCATTAATGGCTTGGCACAATTCTCTCATATGAGGTAACGCCACATTTCTTAACTCCAATTGTTCAGATACCATATGCCCGAGTTCCAGCAACTTTAGACCCAGACTGTATCGGATATCTTGATCCGAGTTTTTCACCTTTCTTAAAAATCCGCACTCCTCCAAAGATGCTAGTAACCTATATACTGTTGGCTTTGCCATATTTGCGCGATTAGTGATTTCACTTAAACTCAATTCCCTATGTTGATCAGTGAAAAAATCAAGTAGTTTTAATGCTTTCACAACACTTTGATTCATTTAGTTACCCTCTATTTCATTTATTGAAACACCATTTCAAATTATCTCCTTAAATTTTAATGCACTATATTAGTAGTGTCAACCAATATTGAAAAGTTTTTATATAAATATTTTATTTAGCCTCTACTCGATTCATCTCTACCTTTTTTATATTTTCATTTTTTCATGTCGAATGGTCCAAACAGATATGCCTCTATATATAGGGGTTACTAAATAATCCCTATCTTATTTCAAATGAATAACGGGGAACGTCTAGTGACTAAAAAATAGGATTGGGTGTTCCTGCCCCTCCAAAAAATTTCGTAGAGTTTTCGAGAGATTCATAGCCAGCTCTGGGGACGATCACCATTTCACTTGCCCTCGACGCGCACAAATAGAGACCAAACACATCGTTCGCTTGCCTCGCCGCATTTTTCCCTCACGTGGGCTTTCCGTCACCCCCTTGTTGCTCAATGTGTTGTTGCTACACCTGGCTTGCCATGACCTTTATCTTTCGGTGCTTCGGGTGACGATAAGGTATCGATATTGTCCCACGTTTAACGTAGGCAGCCTCATTGTATAGATTATGTTATGTCTCGAAGTTCAACTGTTGCCGAAACGCTTGACGAAGTTTTTCCCCCTCGGGTTCTTTTACTTTGCCACCGAATGATAACTTTTCCGTCCATGGCTTCTGTTGTTCCTATTACCATGGCTAGTGTAGGCATGATTGCGAGTCTCATTCAACAATTGCAGACGATAGGGGAAATGATATCCACTGGCGCACAAGTGGTGCTAAGGAGCAGCTTCCCTTTATGGGAAGGCTTTTGAGTATCTTTCTTGGATGAAAAGCTGTCTCCTCACCCCATCAACGTTCTCGATGTTCCCTGATCGTTGTTATCATCATCTATTTCTTTGCCTATGGGAAAAGGGTCTCTGACCTACTTCATCGAATATTACACTTTAACATTAATAGCATTACTATGAAGTTAAATTTTCATTTATCAGTTGCTCAACCTTCCAACTAAAATTCAGAGTCAGAACAAGAGCATTGTTAGATTTACATGTTCTAAACGACGGTTCATTACTTATATGAATTTTACTAAGAGCATTTAAATACTCATCTGTTTGAATTAAATTTTCTTGTTCTAAAATTAACAACTCATCTCTTGTTAATTCTAGTAATTGTTCGCTAAACCCTCCATAAATATCGTTTACAATTACATCCATACCTTCTAATAATGCATTAATGATTTTACCTAGAGGTTCGTCAGATTGCGCTTCCCCACTCTTGTCATGATTAAAATAGCAATTCATCATATAAACCTCCATTATAGTAATGTAACTATTTCTACAATACGTATATATGCCATAAAATTCTCTGATTTGTACTACAGCGATGATTGTTAATATTCCTTCTTGCTCCCAACTTAATTCATTAATGCGTTGTTTAGCAATATCTTTCGCTTTTGTACTATATATTCGTATTATCCCTTATCCTTAATTATTTCTATTCTTCTATAAAACTGTGTTGATATTAATCAAGAGTCGTTAAGAGAGTGAGTAATAAAATAGAATTCCCAAACGCAGAAAGACAGTACTTTAAAGAATTCGCAGTATAAAACTACGTCTGAATATACCCAGTCTCCTCCCAGATTTTCTTCACTGTCTTTTCCAAGCTGACTAATAAAAAATCCTCCCGTTCCTTCGTATGATCAATATCAGGAATACTTACCCCTATTGCCGCAACCATATTCCCCTCATGGTCGTATATAGGATAAGAAAATCCAACGGTATCTTTAAAATTTTCTGAGTAGCTGATTGAGTATCCGTTTTCTCTTATTTTCTCTATTTCTTCTTTTATTCTTTCACTGTTATCCAAGGTATTCTTTGTCAGCTTTTTCAACTCTACATTCTTCAGGTATTCATCCACTTCATCATTGCTCAAACCGGATAATAATAGTTTCGGAGCTGAACCTGCATATAACGGAGCTCTCGCACCAATTTTTACAACCAGACGAACCGGTTTGGAGCTGTCAACTGTTTCAACATAGACTGCCTCATTGCCTTCTATAATCGTTACGTGTACCAGTTCGTCAATTTCTTTATTTAATCTTTTCATATGGGGAAGGGCGATTTTATTATATTCCATATGCTGACTAACATGTTTTCCATAGATTAGTAATTTCAATCCCATCCGGTACGTAACTTCATGACTAGATTTTCTCTTTTTTACCAACAGCCCCGCTTCTTCCAAAGAAGAGGCGAGACGAAAGACGGTAGTTTTCGGCATATTGGCTGTTTCAGCTAATTCATTGATAGTCATTTCCGGGTTTGTGATAAAACAATCTAATATTTCAATTGCTTTCACAAAACTTTTACTCAAGATTAATCACCTCGGTTACAAATAATAACTTGCGTACATTCTTTTTCTGGTCTTCACTAAAATCTATGACTGAAAAACAAATACGGATATGGTAATAAGACCAATAAATGAAAGCACCCCTCACCCTTGCTATGATAAATGTGCAACCAAAAATCATAGCAGGATGTCCAGGGACACAATCATTGTATCAAGCAATTATTCGAACTGCCAGATGCCGAAATTATCCAAAGCCATCTAGATGCCGAAAAAAACTTTAATTTATGAGGTAGCACCTACCAAAAATATACAATCTTGTTCGGTCTACCTTTCCGAACATATGAAATGAAACGAAACGGAATGCCTTATAAGCGTTGTGTTCGCCATTTACCCATGGGTGTTTACCACATCTACTTGTTGCTCTTGGCGTTTGCACTGAAAGACGCCCGGAAAAA
It includes:
- a CDS encoding IclR family transcriptional regulator; the protein is MNQSVVKALKLLDFFTDQHRELSLSEITNRANMAKPTVYRLLASLEECGFLRKVKNSDQDIRYSLGLKLLELGHMVSEQLELRNVALPHMRELCQAINEIVHLVIVDGEQATYIEKVESHQALRLYTRVGKSSPLYIGSGPKLLFAHMSKDKQDKMLEKLETEDLRKNLKMIYEQGFSISQGEQDLDTTGISFPIRDYSGEVVAAITVSGPTTRFQEDREWFIKEETKKTADEISENLGFKK
- a CDS encoding IclR family transcriptional regulator, giving the protein MSKSFVKAIEILDCFITNPEMTINELAETANMPKTTVFRLASSLEEAGLLVKKRKSSHEVTYRMGLKLLIYGKHVSQHMEYNKIALPHMKRLNKEIDELVHVTIIEGNEAVYVETVDSSKPVRLVVKIGARAPLYAGSAPKLLLSGLSNDEVDEYLKNVELKKLTKNTLDNSERIKEEIEKIRENGYSISYSENFKDTVGFSYPIYDHEGNMVAAIGVSIPDIDHTKEREDFLLVSLEKTVKKIWEETGYIQT